In one Methylocaldum szegediense genomic region, the following are encoded:
- the ftsL gene encoding cell division protein FtsL — translation MRVLLVLLVVAVASALGVVYTKYRSRLLFAEVQRLEQELDAYDEEWGQLQLEQNTWAEHSRIERMAHGRLGMLLPPRESIIYIKP, via the coding sequence ATGAGGGTTCTTCTAGTTTTACTCGTGGTCGCGGTGGCTTCCGCCTTGGGCGTCGTTTACACCAAGTACCGTTCGCGACTGTTGTTTGCCGAGGTTCAGCGACTCGAACAGGAGTTGGACGCGTATGACGAGGAATGGGGACAGTTACAGCTCGAGCAGAACACCTGGGCCGAACATAGCCGTATCGAACGGATGGCGCACGGCCGCTTGGGCATGCTTCTGCCGCCAAGAGAATCGATTATTTATATCAAACCTTAG
- the uvrD gene encoding DNA helicase II gives MDITPIIGPLNPAQREAVTSPTPALLVLAGAGSGKTRVLVHRIAWLMQMEGISPHGILAVTFTNKAASEMRGRIEQLLNISAQGLWVGTFHGLAHRLLRRHAKEAGLPDAFQILDSDDQHRLIRRVLKSLDLDEARWPPRQVQWFINAHKEEGRRARHLPESYDPYQKQMQRIYLAYEETCERSGLVDFAELLLRAHEFLRDTPEVLEHYQRRFHHVLVDEFQDTNRIQYAWLRLLTQERENLFVVGDDDQSIYSWRGAKVENLHRFQKDYPSHRLIRLEQNYRSTSNILNAANALIANNEGRLGKTLWTEGGIGEPISVYAAFNEQDEAYFVAERIKQWAQEGNARRDAAILYRSNAQSRQFEEKFLAMGIPYRVYGGLRFFERAEIKDALAYLRLIANRHDDPSFERVVNTPVRGIGAKTIDLIRDVARAERCSLWQAAEALCRDSALPARARTPLTGFLQLIEAMARDTAEHTLWEQVQHVVLASGLRAHYEKEKGEQAEARIENLDELINAARQFEYEPQLDMELSKLDQFLSHAALEAGENQSDEFEDCVQLMTLHAAKGLEFDLVFIVGLEEGLFPSLQSLEEPGRLEEERRLCYVGITRAKRKLFLTYAETRRLYGKETYPRPSRFLREIPSEYLQEVRMRGSIGRPMMSSHVSSGVSERASVYKLGQRVRHAKFGEGVILQYEGEGNQARVQVNFAEAGTKWLMLAYANLQPA, from the coding sequence ATGGACATTACCCCTATCATCGGTCCTCTAAATCCTGCGCAGCGGGAGGCGGTCACGTCACCTACCCCAGCTCTCTTGGTATTGGCCGGCGCCGGAAGCGGCAAAACCCGCGTGCTTGTACACCGCATTGCCTGGCTCATGCAAATGGAGGGTATTTCACCGCACGGAATTTTGGCGGTTACCTTTACCAACAAAGCCGCGAGCGAAATGCGAGGTCGCATTGAACAGCTTCTGAATATCTCCGCCCAGGGCCTATGGGTCGGCACCTTTCACGGTCTCGCACACCGCCTATTGCGGCGTCATGCCAAGGAAGCAGGACTACCCGACGCTTTTCAGATCCTTGATTCCGACGATCAGCATCGGCTCATTCGCCGCGTGCTCAAGAGCCTTGATCTGGACGAAGCGCGCTGGCCGCCCCGTCAAGTGCAATGGTTCATCAATGCGCACAAAGAAGAAGGCCGCAGGGCCCGCCATCTCCCGGAATCGTACGATCCATACCAAAAGCAGATGCAACGCATCTATCTCGCCTACGAGGAAACCTGCGAACGATCCGGGCTAGTGGATTTTGCCGAATTGCTGCTGCGCGCCCACGAATTTCTCCGCGACACGCCGGAGGTGCTGGAGCATTATCAGCGCCGCTTTCACCACGTACTGGTAGATGAATTCCAGGACACCAACCGGATTCAGTATGCATGGCTGCGACTCTTGACCCAGGAACGCGAAAACTTGTTCGTCGTGGGCGACGACGATCAGTCCATCTACAGTTGGCGCGGAGCCAAAGTGGAAAATCTCCACCGCTTTCAGAAAGACTATCCTAGCCACCGGCTCATCCGGCTAGAACAGAATTACCGTTCCACCAGCAACATCTTGAACGCGGCGAACGCTCTGATCGCAAACAACGAGGGTAGACTCGGAAAGACCTTATGGACCGAGGGCGGCATCGGGGAGCCGATCTCCGTATACGCCGCTTTCAACGAACAGGACGAGGCTTATTTCGTCGCCGAGCGGATCAAACAGTGGGCTCAGGAGGGCAATGCCCGTCGAGACGCCGCTATTCTTTACCGTTCCAACGCACAGTCCCGACAGTTCGAAGAAAAATTTCTGGCCATGGGGATACCGTACCGGGTCTACGGCGGACTTCGCTTCTTCGAACGTGCGGAAATCAAAGACGCGCTCGCCTATCTCCGCCTGATCGCCAACCGCCACGACGATCCATCTTTCGAGCGCGTCGTCAATACGCCCGTACGTGGAATTGGCGCCAAGACAATCGACTTGATCCGCGACGTTGCCCGCGCCGAGCGCTGCTCCCTCTGGCAGGCGGCCGAAGCTTTGTGCCGCGACTCTGCGTTGCCGGCCCGAGCTCGAACGCCACTGACCGGCTTTCTGCAGCTGATCGAAGCCATGGCCCGGGACACGGCGGAACATACGCTTTGGGAACAGGTGCAACATGTGGTTTTGGCTTCCGGTCTCCGCGCCCATTATGAAAAGGAGAAAGGCGAGCAAGCCGAAGCGCGAATCGAGAACCTGGACGAGCTGATCAACGCCGCACGCCAGTTCGAATACGAACCGCAACTGGACATGGAACTGTCGAAACTCGACCAGTTTCTATCCCATGCTGCACTGGAGGCCGGAGAGAATCAAAGCGACGAGTTCGAGGACTGCGTGCAGCTCATGACCCTACACGCGGCCAAAGGGCTGGAATTCGACCTGGTATTCATTGTCGGACTCGAGGAAGGACTGTTTCCTAGCCTGCAGTCCTTGGAAGAGCCCGGGCGCCTGGAAGAAGAACGCCGCCTCTGCTATGTGGGCATCACCCGTGCGAAGCGCAAGCTTTTTCTTACCTACGCGGAGACCCGCCGCCTCTACGGCAAAGAAACCTATCCCCGCCCTTCCCGGTTCCTGCGGGAAATTCCGTCCGAGTATCTTCAAGAGGTACGCATGCGCGGAAGCATCGGACGGCCGATGATGTCCTCGCACGTTTCATCAGGCGTGAGCGAGCGTGCCAGCGTCTATAAACTCGGACAGCGCGTCCGGCACGCGAAATTCGGCGAGGGCGTAATTCTTCAGTATGAGGGAGAAGGCAACCAAGCCAGGGTTCAGGTGAACTTCGCCGAGGCTGGCACTAAATGGCTAATGCTTGCCTACGCCAATTTACAGCCGGCTTAA
- a CDS encoding YgaP family membrane protein, whose amino-acid sequence MSFDIKKMTKRELNVGLKDQKIRYGVGAALALLSVFLANIPLLIIGGLLLGSAHLRWCPVYSGLGRSTVEPGEEQSGSTGPQTNH is encoded by the coding sequence ATGAGTTTCGATATAAAAAAAATGACTAAACGCGAGCTTAATGTTGGGCTCAAGGATCAAAAAATTCGCTACGGCGTCGGCGCCGCACTGGCGCTGCTTTCGGTATTTCTGGCCAACATCCCGCTGTTGATTATCGGCGGTCTTTTACTGGGATCTGCCCATCTCCGTTGGTGCCCAGTTTATTCCGGGCTTGGCCGGAGTACAGTGGAACCAGGAGAAGAGCAATCCGGTTCCACCGGGCCTCAGACCAATCATTAG
- a CDS encoding phosphoribulokinase — translation MSKKHPVIAVTGSSGAGTTTVKQAFERLFFRLNINPAVVEGDSFHRYDREEMRALIAKAQAEGRHFSHFSIEANLLKELEYLFRQYSETGTGKRRYYIHNEEEGQRLGGYKPGTFTPWIDIPEGTDLLFYEGLHGAVKNEFVDIPRYADLLVGVVPIVNLEWIQKIHRDTAERGYKPEDVTDTILRRMYDYVKVITPQFSQTDINFQRVPLVDTSNPFIARDIPSPDESLVIIRFKNPRKFNVDFQNLLAMIKDSFMSRYNSIVVPGGKMGLAMEIIFRPILERMMEEKKSA, via the coding sequence ATGTCCAAGAAACATCCTGTCATAGCAGTCACCGGTTCGTCCGGTGCGGGTACGACTACCGTCAAGCAGGCATTCGAGCGTTTATTTTTCCGCCTGAATATCAACCCGGCGGTGGTCGAGGGTGACAGTTTTCATCGCTACGACCGGGAGGAGATGCGCGCACTGATCGCCAAAGCGCAAGCGGAAGGACGGCACTTCAGTCATTTCTCGATAGAGGCGAACCTGCTCAAGGAGCTAGAGTATTTGTTCCGGCAGTACAGCGAGACCGGCACTGGAAAGCGCCGTTATTACATCCATAACGAAGAGGAAGGTCAGCGTCTCGGAGGCTACAAACCGGGGACCTTCACGCCGTGGATCGATATTCCTGAGGGAACGGATTTGCTGTTTTACGAGGGTTTGCACGGCGCGGTGAAAAACGAGTTCGTGGATATTCCACGATACGCGGATCTCTTGGTCGGTGTCGTTCCCATCGTCAATCTAGAATGGATACAAAAAATCCACAGGGATACCGCAGAGCGCGGCTATAAGCCCGAGGATGTCACCGATACGATCCTCCGCCGCATGTACGATTATGTGAAGGTCATCACGCCTCAATTCTCCCAAACGGACATCAATTTTCAGAGGGTGCCTCTGGTCGATACCTCAAATCCGTTCATCGCCCGCGACATTCCCTCGCCGGACGAGAGCCTCGTGATCATCCGGTTCAAAAATCCGCGCAAGTTCAACGTGGATTTCCAGAACCTTTTGGCGATGATCAAAGATTCATTTATGTCCCGCTACAACTCAATTGTCGTGCCGGGTGGCAAGATGGGACTCGCCATGGAAATCATTTTCCGCCCCATTCTGGAGCGGATGATGGAAGAGAAGAAAAGTGCCTGA
- the rsmH gene encoding 16S rRNA (cytosine(1402)-N(4))-methyltransferase RsmH has product MSQEGRTHRPVMLREVLDGLALRADGLYVDCTFGRGGHSAAILEHLGAEGRLLALDKDPEAVASQEARRLCADPRFALDHGSFANLREFVERRGWLGHIAGVLMDLGVSSPQLDEADRGFSFMREGPLDMRMDTTQGMTAAEWLAGVSERELASVLRDYGEERYARRIARAILEERSKHPILSTRELVEIIENAVPTRERSKHPATRSFQAIRIFINRELEELERGLRQAVDVLKPGGRLVIIAFHSLEDRIVKRFMRDEERGGASLPHLPLQATEPGRLKRIGKARMPGPEEVRDNPRARSAVLRVAERL; this is encoded by the coding sequence GTGAGCCAGGAGGGTCGCACCCACCGGCCGGTCATGCTGCGTGAGGTGCTCGATGGTCTGGCTCTGAGGGCTGACGGTTTATATGTCGACTGCACCTTCGGGCGTGGTGGGCATAGCGCGGCGATTCTCGAACATTTGGGCGCGGAAGGACGGTTGCTGGCGCTCGACAAAGATCCGGAAGCCGTGGCTTCCCAAGAAGCGAGACGTCTTTGCGCGGATCCACGGTTTGCGCTTGACCACGGTAGTTTCGCAAATCTGCGCGAGTTCGTGGAACGGCGCGGGTGGTTGGGGCATATCGCCGGTGTGTTGATGGACTTGGGCGTATCGTCGCCCCAACTGGATGAAGCCGATAGAGGATTTAGCTTCATGCGAGAGGGTCCTCTAGATATGCGCATGGATACCACACAAGGCATGACAGCGGCCGAATGGCTTGCGGGCGTATCCGAAAGGGAGTTGGCTAGCGTGCTTCGAGATTACGGGGAGGAACGTTATGCGCGGCGTATTGCCCGGGCAATCCTTGAAGAGCGATCGAAGCACCCGATCCTTTCTACGCGCGAATTGGTCGAGATCATCGAGAACGCCGTCCCTACCCGAGAAAGGAGTAAGCACCCGGCCACGCGGAGTTTTCAGGCAATACGCATTTTTATCAACAGAGAGCTGGAAGAGCTTGAGCGGGGACTACGGCAGGCCGTGGACGTACTTAAGCCCGGTGGGCGGTTGGTGATCATAGCTTTTCATTCTTTGGAGGATCGGATCGTGAAGCGATTTATGCGCGACGAGGAGCGTGGCGGAGCGTCACTCCCGCATTTGCCCTTGCAGGCGACCGAGCCCGGAAGGCTGAAACGCATCGGCAAAGCCCGCATGCCGGGACCAGAAGAAGTTCGAGACAATCCGCGTGCTCGCAGTGCGGTCCTGCGTGTGGCGGAGCGCCTCTAG
- the mraZ gene encoding division/cell wall cluster transcriptional repressor MraZ translates to MFRGVSSINLDEKGRLTMPTRYRAELHETCDGQLVVTVGLDKCLMLYPLPEFEEIERKLVKLPSLNRQAKRLQRLLIGHATECEMDGQGRFLVPEPLRKFAGLEKRVALIGQGNKFEIWDEDLWSASRDEWIQEERMESLEDLSPELGSLAL, encoded by the coding sequence TTGTTTCGAGGCGTTAGCTCGATCAATCTCGACGAAAAGGGTCGATTGACCATGCCCACCCGTTATCGGGCGGAACTGCATGAAACTTGTGATGGCCAGTTGGTGGTTACCGTCGGTTTGGATAAATGCCTCATGCTCTACCCGCTTCCCGAGTTTGAAGAAATCGAACGTAAGCTGGTGAAGCTTCCTTCCCTGAATAGGCAAGCCAAGCGGCTGCAGCGTTTGCTGATCGGCCATGCTACCGAGTGCGAGATGGATGGCCAGGGACGCTTCCTGGTTCCGGAGCCTTTGCGAAAGTTCGCCGGGCTGGAAAAGCGTGTGGCGCTGATCGGTCAAGGCAATAAGTTCGAGATCTGGGACGAGGACTTATGGAGCGCCTCTCGCGATGAGTGGATACAAGAAGAGCGCATGGAAAGTCTGGAAGACCTCTCGCCCGAGCTGGGATCGTTGGCACTGTGA